The region CCTGCTGCGACTCCAGTGAACCGGCGCCATAGTCGTGCCCGACCAGGGCGACGACCCAATTCGGTTCCTGACGCAACAGTGCGGCCAACGCTTCGATAGTCGACTCGGCCACTGAGACTTGCCAGTCCTGAGCTGAGCCCACCACATCGAACCCCGGCAACACAAAATAACCCGCCTCACGCAAACGCTCTCCCAGCACCGTCGGGTTTACCGTGAGAGAGGGGCGCTCCACTTCCGGCATCTGAACCAGATCCAGTTGGACGTAAACCCGCCGGTTGCCGCGACGGACTGAATACAGACTCGCGTAATAGACCGTATCATCGCGAACAATTTCAAACACACTGTAATACTGAAACTGATCCAGACCGTACAACTGAATGACGTTGAAGTGATTGTTGGCCCAATTGATGCTGCCGCCACACTCGCGCTCCTCACAAGCGAACAGTTCTCTGGCGCGACCGGCCGTCAGTTGCTTTTCGTAAAACGCAAACCCCTCCCGGGCGCTATAGCCTGACGGCAACTCCAGTGTGCGCCTCAGCACATTCCCCCGGACTCGCTGCTCCCGCTCCGCTGACCAGGTTCCTCCCAGCTTTTTGTAAGTGGACAGCGCCAGCACATAAGTCTCATCCGGGCGATACTCACGCATCATTATCCGGGCTTCGGGGAAGTCCTCCAGTCCCAGAAATTCCGGCACCTGTGTCGTGCTCTGTGCGAGTGCGGAGGTGGCGGCCAGACAAAGGGCCACACCCGACAACGCCCTATTCAGAAGAAAGGTTACTGCGCGATAACGCCTCAATCGCATGTCATTCCCCCATCTCAGATCGGATCGCCCGACCGGGGCAAAGGCTCTGAGGGCCCATGCCACCCCAACGCCTGCCCATTGAAAAACCGACGCAGACAGTCGGCCACCTGTGGCGCCTGGGACTCCAGGTGCAGATGATGACCACCGGGCAGTTCAATCCAGTCCAACCGCTCGGGAAACCGCTGCAACGCCTCCCGGTAGTGACTGAACAATCGGGGAATTCCGTCCCGCCC is a window of Marinimicrobium sp. C6131 DNA encoding:
- a CDS encoding DUF4892 domain-containing protein, which gives rise to MRLRRYRAVTFLLNRALSGVALCLAATSALAQSTTQVPEFLGLEDFPEARIMMREYRPDETYVLALSTYKKLGGTWSAEREQRVRGNVLRRTLELPSGYSAREGFAFYEKQLTAGRARELFACEERECGGSINWANNHFNVIQLYGLDQFQYYSVFEIVRDDTVYYASLYSVRRGNRRVYVQLDLVQMPEVERPSLTVNPTVLGERLREAGYFVLPGFDVVGSAQDWQVSVAESTIEALAALLRQEPNWVVALVGHDYGAGSLESQQAQSMEYAEQVREKLKARGIDEQRMPVFGLGSLSPAGKGERSARVEVVRLPER